From Acetonema longum DSM 6540, the proteins below share one genomic window:
- a CDS encoding M15 family metallopeptidase gives QATIDALKYCVVNDIKYQDLLLEPGSPLDPISRDYTINGRLDVSTLTRIPSAEEEDATLASSTAVCWAYLVQAAAHEDPTLNINGFQSSGSAEGYRDLATQIKYDSDKGGDRDLVAEPGRSNHGWGNAIDFWIDNGSREHQWLKNNAYRFGFKPYWREHWHWDFSYIPDFLK, from the coding sequence CAGGCGACCATTGATGCACTTAAGTATTGTGTTGTGAATGATATCAAATATCAAGATCTCCTCCTGGAACCCGGCTCGCCATTGGATCCTATAAGTCGTGATTATACGATTAATGGGCGACTTGATGTATCTACGCTTACTCGAATTCCCTCAGCAGAGGAGGAAGATGCAACCTTAGCATCCAGTACAGCAGTTTGTTGGGCTTATTTGGTACAAGCTGCAGCACATGAAGACCCAACGCTAAATATAAATGGTTTTCAATCATCTGGATCGGCAGAAGGCTATCGCGACCTTGCCACTCAGATAAAATACGATTCCGATAAAGGTGGAGATCGAGACTTGGTAGCAGAGCCGGGCCGCAGTAATCATGGTTGGGGAAATGCCATTGATTTTTGGATTGATAATGGTTCACGGGAGCATCAATGGCTGAAGAACAATGCATATCGATTTGGATTTAAACCATATTGGAGGGAACATTGG